A region of Centropristis striata isolate RG_2023a ecotype Rhode Island chromosome 17, C.striata_1.0, whole genome shotgun sequence DNA encodes the following proteins:
- the LOC131989805 gene encoding phospholipid scramblase 2-like isoform X2: MAHPGGHSVAPYPVPAGGYGDPNQAAPPPGFNMNYHPGHPEAPVMYQPGPVDQGPGPEYGGPPGGISPAPAGAPAVPVGVPPGLEYLTQIDQILIHQKVELLEAFIGFETNNQYEIKNSLGQKIYKAKEKNDCCTRNCCGSLRSFDMKIKDNMDREVIRLIRPFRCVSCWCPCCLQEMEVQAPPGTTIGYVKQDWHPFVPKFSIQDANKDTLMKLEGPCFACNCCGDVNFELKGKDGKKQIGRISKQWSGLLKEVFTDTDNFGIQFPLDMDVKMKAVLMGACFLIDFMFFEKVGEANQRSTVFS; the protein is encoded by the exons ATGGCTCACCCCGGAGGCCACTCCGTAGCCCCTTACCCCGTCCCTGCTGGGGGGTACGGGGACCCAAATCAAGCCGCCCCTCCACCAGGCTTCAACATGAACTACCATCCAGGCCATCCAGAAGCACCCGTCATGTATCAGCCGGGCCCCGTCGACCAAGGCCCCGGACCGGAGTACGGCGGTCCTCCAGGGGGGATCTCCCCGGCCCCGGCTGGGGCTCCAGCTGTTCCTGTCGGGGTCCCACCTGGACTGGAGTACCTCACACAG ATTGACCAGATCCTGATCCACCAAAAAGTGGAACTGCTAGAAG CCTTCATCGGGTTTGAGACCAACAACCAGTACGAGATAAAGAACAGTCTGGGCCAGAAGATCTACAAGGCTAAAGAGAAGAACGACTGCTGCACCAGGAACTGCTGCGGCTCGCTGCGCAGCTTCGACATGAAGATCAAGGACAACATGGACAGGGAGGTCATCCGCCTCATCCGGCCGTTCCGCTGCGTCTCCTGCTGGTGTCCCTGCTGCCTGCAAGAG ATGGAGGTCCAGGCACCGCCAGGCACCACCATAGGCTACGTTAAACAGGACTGGCATCCTTTTGTGCCAAAGTTTTCCATCCAGGATGCCAACAAGGACACCCTGATGAAACTGGAGGGGCCCTGCTTTGCCTGCAACTGCTGTGGGGACGTTAACTTTGAG CTGAAAGGCAAAGATGGTAAAAAGCAGATTGGTcgcatcagtaagcagtggaGCGGCCTTTTGAAGGAAGTCTTCACGGACACAGACAACTTTGGCATCCAGTTCCCGCTGGACATGGACGTGAAGATGAAAGCTGTGCTCATGGGAGCCTGCTTCCTCATT GATTTCATGTTCTTCGAGAAGGTCGGGGAGGCCAACCAGCGCAGCACTGTGTTTTCATAA
- the LOC131989805 gene encoding phospholipid scramblase 2-like isoform X1, protein MSAPGYPGPYHQPPYPMAHPGGHSVAPYPVPAGGYGDPNQAAPPPGFNMNYHPGHPEAPVMYQPGPVDQGPGPEYGGPPGGISPAPAGAPAVPVGVPPGLEYLTQIDQILIHQKVELLEAFIGFETNNQYEIKNSLGQKIYKAKEKNDCCTRNCCGSLRSFDMKIKDNMDREVIRLIRPFRCVSCWCPCCLQEMEVQAPPGTTIGYVKQDWHPFVPKFSIQDANKDTLMKLEGPCFACNCCGDVNFELKGKDGKKQIGRISKQWSGLLKEVFTDTDNFGIQFPLDMDVKMKAVLMGACFLIDFMFFEKVGEANQRSTVFS, encoded by the exons gtTACCCAGGCCCTTACCACCAACCGCCCTACCCGATGGCTCACCCCGGAGGCCACTCCGTAGCCCCTTACCCCGTCCCTGCTGGGGGGTACGGGGACCCAAATCAAGCCGCCCCTCCACCAGGCTTCAACATGAACTACCATCCAGGCCATCCAGAAGCACCCGTCATGTATCAGCCGGGCCCCGTCGACCAAGGCCCCGGACCGGAGTACGGCGGTCCTCCAGGGGGGATCTCCCCGGCCCCGGCTGGGGCTCCAGCTGTTCCTGTCGGGGTCCCACCTGGACTGGAGTACCTCACACAG ATTGACCAGATCCTGATCCACCAAAAAGTGGAACTGCTAGAAG CCTTCATCGGGTTTGAGACCAACAACCAGTACGAGATAAAGAACAGTCTGGGCCAGAAGATCTACAAGGCTAAAGAGAAGAACGACTGCTGCACCAGGAACTGCTGCGGCTCGCTGCGCAGCTTCGACATGAAGATCAAGGACAACATGGACAGGGAGGTCATCCGCCTCATCCGGCCGTTCCGCTGCGTCTCCTGCTGGTGTCCCTGCTGCCTGCAAGAG ATGGAGGTCCAGGCACCGCCAGGCACCACCATAGGCTACGTTAAACAGGACTGGCATCCTTTTGTGCCAAAGTTTTCCATCCAGGATGCCAACAAGGACACCCTGATGAAACTGGAGGGGCCCTGCTTTGCCTGCAACTGCTGTGGGGACGTTAACTTTGAG CTGAAAGGCAAAGATGGTAAAAAGCAGATTGGTcgcatcagtaagcagtggaGCGGCCTTTTGAAGGAAGTCTTCACGGACACAGACAACTTTGGCATCCAGTTCCCGCTGGACATGGACGTGAAGATGAAAGCTGTGCTCATGGGAGCCTGCTTCCTCATT GATTTCATGTTCTTCGAGAAGGTCGGGGAGGCCAACCAGCGCAGCACTGTGTTTTCATAA